One window of the Podospora pseudopauciseta strain CBS 411.78 chromosome 4, whole genome shotgun sequence genome contains the following:
- a CDS encoding hypothetical protein (COG:S; EggNog:ENOG503P4AH), translating into MNATVKRKFNALVQGIGNTSSPSSTPTDNTNNNHNNPDSPLSTPGLSLSRTMTAEDILSKKRRVNGGSTPTPPSRFATPQPQRSTILNSSPGSSIRLSSSNNGGPTTISNVMLRKFSPAPRGRASAKGDTTREKNQPPKYCPADRGELLRRLATFQELTDWTPKPERISEIEWAKRGWVCLGKERVKCTLCEREVTVKIGRGRDVEGEVGREMEAEVVKRYESLMQGDGHGEGCLWRGTGCDDSLLRLPLPNSKWALTALRERYDELCQRKDFLPYEFNLRLPEGLDLEVVVGYLPRTFFTEPAPAAEGEQRREGKVNRPALALALMGWQGLTNPRLGNAPIPNSASCHTCLRRLGLWMFKSRQINPETNEILEPAPMDHLDPVREHRFFCPWKNGEVQRNPGAKLLPKGSKEKPAWEVLLEVLKNESFIRERVEGTAGGHHGRSKSSAAAVGTSKTPERPRPTTAGGTPMADGEDDRDVQEEDEEARKKKDQDVMSRLRRVKSLFNTKGGKLSKRLGSSRPGTSGSIAPGE; encoded by the coding sequence ATGAACGCAACAGTCAAACGCAAGTTCAACGCCCTAGTCCAAGGCATAGgaaacacctcctccccttcctccactcccaccgacaacaccaacaacaatcaCAACAACCCTGATTCCCCTCTTTCAACACCCGGCCTGTCACTATCCCGAACAATGACAGCAGAAGacatcctctccaaaaagCGACGCGTCAACGGCGGGTCAACTCCCACACCCCCATCCCGATTCGCGACACCGCAACCCCAGCGCTCGACAATCCTGAATTCCAGCCCGGGAAGTTCGATTCGTTTGAGCAGTAGTAATAATGGAGGGCCAACAACGATATCAAACGTCATGCTCAGGAAATTCAGCCCAGCTCCACGAGGAAGGGCCTCAGCAAAAGGGGACAcaacaagagaaaagaatCAACCGCCTAAATACTGCCCCGCCGACAGAGGGGAGTTACTCAGGAGACTGGCCACGTTTCAGGAGCTGACTGATTGGACCCCAAAACCGGAGCGGATATCAGAGATTGAGTGGGCGAAGAGAGGGTGGGTTTGTCTCGgcaaggagagggtgaagtGTACGCTCtgtgagagggaggtgacggtcaagattgggagggggagggacgtcgaaggggaggtggggagggagatggaggcggaggttgTCAAGAGGTATGAGAGCTTGATGCAGGGGGATGGGCACGGGGAGGGGTGTTTGTGGAGGGGAACGGGGTGTGACGATTCGCTGCTGAGGCTGCCGTTGCCGAACTCGAAGTGGGCGTTGACGGCTTTGCGGGAGAGGTATGATGAGTTGTGTCAGAGGAAGGACTTTTTGCCGTACGAGTTCAACTTGAGACTgccggaggggttggatttggaggtggtggttggataTTTACCAAGGACGTTTTTTACGGAAccggcaccagcagcagaaggGGAACagcggagggaggggaaggtgaaTAGGCCGGCGTTGGCGCTGGCGCTGATGGGCTGGCAGGGGTTGACGAACCCACGGTTGGGTAACGCGCCGATTCCTAACAGTGCGAGTTGCCATACTTGTTTGCGGAGGTTGGGGCTGTGGATGTTCAAGTCGCGGCAGATCAACCCTGAAACGAACGAGATATTGGAGCCGGCACCAATGGATCATTTGGATCCGGTAAGAGAGCACAGGTTCTTTTGCCCTTGGAAGAACGGGGAGGTGCAACGGAATCCAGGGGCCAAGTTACTACCAAAAGGAAGCAAGGAGAAGCCAGCTTGGGAAGTGCTTTTGGAGGTCCTGAAGAATGAGAGTTTTATCCGAGAAAGGGTGGAGGGAACGGCTGGAGGGCATCATGGGAGGAGTAAGAgcagtgctgctgctgttgggacGTCAAAAACACCCGAGAGACCACGGCCGACGACTGCGGGTGGCACACCGATGgcagatggggaggatgaccGGGATGtgcaggaagaggatgaggaggcgagaaagaagaaagaccAGGATGTCATGAGCCGGTTGAGGCGGGTGAAAAGCTTGTTTAATACCAAGGGAGGGAAGTTGTCGAAGAGGCTGGGTAGTAGTAGGCCCGGGACTTCCGGATCAATCGCACCTGGGGAGTAA
- a CDS encoding hypothetical protein (EggNog:ENOG503NVUY; COG:H) — translation MVASKSGVYRVKRALTFKLATCSRCSENIRCQTDRSGLEPTLALPAVSHHRLYLALPAVASQAASPLHPPSRYQPDVHFLPPNSTTIDFHVMTRDTMRPAAGSSHSYSGTDDLDVLAGLWEEAPFARLPCDAPSELKDLVEDIDNPKRVYAVHKASRRHNFQQIVQRYIVQLREGCGAEHCVTPTCFTCRKRAAGQAPIKRYNTTSARTLATYLASQDNPENGLCPNLRTPKAPPAALNSLLFVPKQRLHTDRVTGTSPKPQLNNSRPVSSRRNGYNGRPSTGDAREKSRSMNIGKDVESPKQQWQPGFEVVEEPVSKDHRSFAANVFGTVAFKMLEWLTPAALEDMTQRTKAFQEESAPDRRDAEAVKAEANRDNGGKPRTRASSVQPNGASANSRPLPKGRQLGKDSDSKDDRHSRDPPAVSRSAHPRRNSNAKLRTSNPPVPKRQLSIDPYTQDSLVDDPYPGLLRSPRGNSGSTDRGPRGPKPTGSTLSRPISQLSSAGYFDHVALEKMPPPKTLDLKNYLGRSQLDGTRTSDPSGPKQLGVPSGGSSDRSCSSGSGEMVHPEPESDDESVLPQALSTLHADVVDFICDVLQDDGTAEKHMLEPPSVTKFHNGHPGRGKMLKRKKLASGCPNFKLEWKLFIEQTLFNVLSDPQLAVQSFSKQGQLYDSHTLWYCMLRMTRIAPSLVFHSLWMAAGSLFAPPESLLAPRSPTAKLFRDKESLSNTEAGRLMSICLHALIAAAPLITPDPSDPEKATQRLYDMSRIRSHGLSLTRSGAIADQPTELCLQYEDAFTDDLALRLARRLFTAINTRRYFDALCESNGDLDGDDSQPEPDVLAPLFSQLNFLHAGAVYYVLDFSFNERALHETRVPILLLDWARAVMLSDWSGSPVIKGDGPFGGALALMQAIYNKRHELLLGDAQFRSEYFAERLDTVQMPIAWLSHVSTRQKIHLLDYPFLFNPSTLVTYFRSINFSRMSRSYEESTSLQDRIDVIASRSSLTRHHKEVLTERLRAAATKYLVLDIRREAVIEDAFNQLWRREERELLRPLKVRLGESTGEEGFDLGGVQQEFFRLALAEALNPDYGAFTVDERSRMAWFVPGSLEDEWKFELIGLLVSLAVYNGLTLPVTFPKALYRKLLGKPVDKLRHIADGWPDIASSLTEVEQWDDNGSKGKLEDLCITYDFSTSAFGHHVIREMRPSASGGDEEGGDWDTHTPSEEEWPQFSKTASHASWNPAPHEYNPEEESKPVTIHNRDEYIADYIRYLTTVSVRPQFEAFARGFRTCLQPKSLSLLTPSLLQSLVEGVQEIDISELKRYAKYTGYDEHHRTIKDFWSIVKRYDEDMKRKLLEFVTASDRVPVGGMKYVVFNIQKNGVENDELGPGGTGNRGRLPTSYTCYSTLLLPEYKDKETLRERLGMALENARGFGFA, via the exons ATGGTGGCAAGCAAGTCTGGCGTTTACCGAGTCAAGCGTGCTCTCA CATTCAAACTAGCTACCTGTTCACGTTGCTCAGAGAACATCCGCTGCCAAACTGATCGCTCAGGACTTGAGCCAACCCTTGCACTTCCTGCTGTGTCCCATCATCGCCTGTATCTCGCCCTCCCCGCTGTCGCTT CACAAGCAGCCAGCCCTCTGCATCCTCCATCCCGATATCAACCCGACGTCCACTTCCTACCACCCAACTCTACAACCATCGATTTCCATGTCATGACTCGAGATACCATGCGGCCAGCGGCCGGAAGCAGCCACAGCTACAGCGGCACCGATGACCTCGACGTCTTGGCAGGGCTCTGGGAGGAGGCCCCCTTCGCGAGACTACCATGCGATGCGCCCAGCGAGCTGAAGGACCTGGTGGAGGACATCGACAACCCGAAGCGTGTCTATGCCGTCCACAAAGCGAGTCGAAGACACAACTTTCAGCAAATAGTTCAGAG GTATATCGTCCAGCTCCGCGAAGGTTGCGGCGCCGAACATTGCGTAACGCCGACTTGCTTCACCTGCCGGAAGAGAGCCGCTGGCCAGGCCCCGATCAAACGATACAACACAACGAGCGCGAGAACGCTGGCTACTTACCTCGCTAGCCAAGATAACCCTGAGAATGGCCTGTGTCCCAACCTGCGAACCCCAAAGGCCCCGCCGGCTGCGCTCAACTCGCTCCTGTTTGTGCCCAAGCAGCGGTTGCACACCGATCGTGTTACGGGAACGTCTCCGAAACCACAGCTCAACAATTCTCGCCCGGTGTCATCACGGAGGAATGGATATAACGGCAGGCCATCAACGGGAGATGCGAGGGAAAAAAGCAGGTCAATGAATATTGGGAAAGATGTGGAAAGCCCGAAACAACAATGGCAACCTGggtttgaggtggtggaggagccagTGAGCAAAGACCACCGATCATTTGCGGCCAACGTCTTTGGTACTGTGGCTTTCAAGATGTTGGAGTGGCTCACGCCGGCTGCGCTAGAGGACATGACGCAAAGGACAAAAGCTTTCCAGGAGGAGTCGGCTCCAGACCGGCGTGATGCCGAAGCAGTAAAAGCAGAGGCTAACCGGGATAACGGGGGGAAGCCACGGACCAGGGCGTCGTCGGTCCAGCCCAACGGTGCGTCGGCTAACAGTCGACCGCTACCAAAGGGCAGACAACTTGGGAAAGACTCAGATTCAAAAGATGATCGCCACTCTCGCGACCCGCCGGCCGTTTCTCGCTCTGCACACCCCCGCCGCAACTCCAACGCCAAGTTGAGGACATCAAATCCTCCTGTGCCTAAGCGGCAGCTTTCCATTGACCCTTACACACAAGACTCTTTGGTCGATGACCCCTACCCTGGGCTACTCAGATCGCCACGCGGAAACTCTGGTAGCACAGATAGGGGGCCAAGGGGGCCGAAGCCAACAGGGTCGACACTCTCCAGACCAATCTCGCAGCTCTCATCGGCTGGCTACTTTGACCATGTTGCTTTGGAGaagatgccgccgccgaaaaCCCTTGATTTGAAGAACTATCTTGGGCGAAGTCAGTTAGACGGGACGAGGACTTCTGATCCAAGTGGTCCAAAGCAGCTAGGCGTTCCCTCAGGGGGGTCCTCTGACAGATCGTGCAGCAGCGGATCCGGAGAGATGGTTCACCCAGAGCCAGAGTCTGACGACGAAAGCGTTCTTCCACAGGCACTATCGACGCTACATGCCGACGTTGTCGACTTCATCTGCGATGTCCTGCAAGACGATGGAACAGCAGAGAAACACATGCTTGAGCCGCCATCAGTCACCAAGTTTCACAACGGACACCCCGGCCGGGGCAAGATGCTCAAGCGCAAGAAGCTTGCCTCTGGGTGCCCAAACTTCAAACTAGAGTGGAAGTTGTTCATTGAACAGACTCTCTTCAACGTCCTCAGCGATCCACAACTCGCTGTTCAATCGTTCTCGAAACAAGGACAACTCTATGATTCTCACACACTATGGTACTGTATGCTCAGGATGACCCGGATTGCCCCAAGCCTGGTTTTCCACAGTCTCTGGATGGCGGCGGGAAGCCTATTTGCGCCTCCAGAGTCGCTATTGGCGCCCCGATCCCCGACGGCGAAGCTATTTAGGGATAAGGAATCTCTTTCAAACACAGAGGCGGGTCGTCTCATGTCGATATGCCTCCACGCTTTGATTGCCGCTGCGCCACTCATAACTCCGGATCCATCTGACCCAGAAAAGGCTACCCAACGGCTGTATGATATGTCGAGAATTCGGTCGCACGGTCTGAGCCTCACCCGTAGCGGCGCCATTGCTGACCAGCCCACGGAGCTGTGTCTTCAGTACGAGGACGCCTTCACGGACGACTTGGCCCTGAGGTTGGCTCGACGGCTGTTTaccgccatcaacaccaggaGATATTTTGATGCCCTGTGCGAATCCAATGGAGACCTAGACGGTGATGACTCGCAGCCAGAGCCAGATGTGCTGGCGCCTCTCTTCTCTCAACTAAACTTTCTTCATGCCGGTGCGGTGTATTACGTCTTAGACTTTTCTTTCAATGAGCGGGCTCTGCATGAGACCCGTGTTCCGATCCTTTTGCTGGACTGGGCGAGGGCTGTCATGCTTAGCGACTGGAGTGGCTCCCCTGTGATCAAGGGGGATGGACCTTTTGGTGGCGCACTGGCGTTGATGCAGGCTATAT ACAACAAACGTCATGAGCTCTTGCTGGGCGATGCTCAGTTCCGCTCCGAGTACTTTGCCGAGAGGCTCGACACAGTCCAGATGCCCATCGCGTGGTTATCGCACGTGTCAACAAGACAAAAGATCCACCTTCTCGACTATCCGTTTCTGTTCAACCCTTCTACTCTGGTTACCTATTTCCGGTCCATCAACTTTTCGCGCATGAGCAGGTCGTACGAGGAGTCGACATCGTTACAGGACAGGATTGACGTGATTGCTTCACGCTCCAGCTTGACGCGGCATCACAAGGAGGTGCTGACGGAGCGGTTGCGTGCGGCGGCTACAAAGTACTTGGTTCTCGATATCCGTAGGGAAGCTGTTATCGAGGACGCGTTTAACCagctgtggaggagggaggagagggagttgTTGAGGCCGCTCAAGGTCCGTCTTGGGGAGTCTACGGGAGAGGAAGGGTTTGATTTGGGTGGTGTTCAGCAGGAGTTTTTCCGCTTGGCGCTGGCTGAGGCGCTGAACCCGGATTATGGTGCGTTTACGGTCGATGAGAGAAGTCGGATGGCGTGGTTTGTGCCCGGGTCGCTGGAGGACGAGTGGAAGTTTGAGCTGATTGGGCTGCTTGTTTCTCTTGCGGTCTACAACGGGTTGACGTTGCCGGTGACGTTTCCAAAGGCTCTCTACCGCAAGCTACTTGGCAAGCCGGTAGACAAGCTCCGCCATATCGCCGACGGCTGGCCAGATATTGCAAGCTCGCTTACGGAAGTTGAGCAGTGGGATGACAATGGCTCGAAAGGAAAGCTCGAAGACCTTTGCATCACGTACGACTTTTCCACGTCGGCCTTTGGCCACCACGTCATCAGGGAGATGCGGCCGTCTGCTTCGGGGGGTGACGAAGAAGGCGGTGATTGGGacacccacaccccctcggaggaggagtggcCTCAGTTTTCCAAAACTGCCTCCCACGCCTCGTGGAATCCGGCTCCCCATGAGTACAACCCGGAAGAAGAGTCCAAGCCAGTCACTATCCACAACAGGGACGAGTACATTGCTGATTACATTCGCTACCTGACTACTGTCTCTGTCCGCCCTCAGTTCGAAGCTTTCGCCCGTGGGTTTCGCACTTGTCTCCAGCCTAAATCCTTATCCCTCCTCACGCCCTCGCTCCTTCAGTCACTCGTCGAGGGTGTGCAGGAAATTGACATCTCTGAACTAAAACGCTACGCGAAATACACTGGTTATGATGAACACCACCGGACAATCAAAGATTTTTGGTCGATTGTGAAGAGGTATGACGAGGACATGAAGAGGAAGTTGCTCGAATTTGTGACGGCGAGCGATCGGGTTCCTGTCGGGGGGATGAAGTATGTGGTGTTTAATATTCAGAAGAACGGGGTGGAGAATGATGAGCTGGGACCGGGGGGGACGGGGAACAGAGGGAGGTTGCCGACGAGCTATACTTGTTATAGCACGTTGCTGTTGCCCGAGTATAAGGATAAGGAGacgttgagggagaggttggggatggcgTTGGAGAATGcgagggggtttgggtttgcgTAG
- a CDS encoding hypothetical protein (EggNog:ENOG503P4GU), with translation MGADFEFGHDVRDIPSTSSLDYMYQTDHVWTPVVELVRRLSGLTDLVFQCLSQFPPSLLLVVHEKRIARLHLRTWHLRSLDNWTVKDPHELALIRSSSLYSIWLSPAECLEPYARPVERCPQVEAVYQMLTAKGLAPNLRDLRKCHYPEPVPRDHPFIFRAEQSCENALGKETRLLPLRNLQLSRPCSSRSDMKRGEPFEKRHVAEWRARIDMSALESLTLLAPLRQDAIESLSALSFPLLTSLSLHLRALREEDLEAVDYYKAARHFLSTLAQLKRLHLLGWNHGVVSLAGHDGNISGLPNHRLKRLWFAPVSHEYAADGHNLGPPPAKQQIIELGNRYPAVEDLSISVKRSMGDRDEVVRYRAIGGSFKMLKRLSLELDASPSRSVVRNRPTSGPAFATSHFQNSFGRKLAPGKLGRHYTNGHIMEAMVNAAVDSDLAKAIFHTIIQASCASGSTCQLKTMLLRTRGFELFWIPHLLWDGSFWLAGSRSNLELDRWGRGLQRTYFLDNRGLGGTTIRELDIAFNRDRVGGIESDNLFWKIFAKLWPQAVTVGSDGWATKWKSWPLKTG, from the coding sequence ATGGGTGCCGATTTCGAATTCGGACACGACGTTCGCGACATCCCGAGCACAAGTTCTCTTGACTACATGTACCAAACAGATCACGTTTGGACACCGGTCGTCGAGCTGGTTCGACGGCTCTCGGGTCTAACGGATCTCGTGTTCCAGTGTCTTAGCCAGTTCCCACCCTCCCTTTTGCTGGTAGTGCACGAGAAGCGAATTGCACGCCTCCATTTGCGAACCTGGCATCTGCGAAGTCTCGACAATTGGACGGTGAAAGACCCCCACGAGCTCGCGCTCATCAGGTCATCAAGTCTTTACAGCATCTGGTTGTCTCCCGCTGAGTGCCTGGAACCATACGCACGGCCAGTTGAACGATGCCCCCAGGTTGAGGCAGTTTATCAGATGTTAACGGCGAAAGGGTTGGCACCCAACCTGCGCGACCTTCGCAAGTGTCACTATCCCGAACCAGTCCCACGAGACCATCCCTTCATTTTCAGGGCAGAACAAAGTTGTGAGAATGCGCTTGGGAAGGAAACTcggcttcttccccttcgAAACCTTCAACTTTCGCGGCCCTGCAGTTCGAGAAGTGACATGAAAAGAGGTGAACCTTTTGAAAAGAGACATGTTGCCGAATGGCGAGCTCGCATCGATATGTCTGCGCTTGAAAGCCTGACGTTGTTGGCGCCTCTTCGCCAAGACGCAATCGAGAGCCTCTCGGCACTGAGCTTCCCTTTGCTGACGTCGCTATCCCTCCATCTTAGAGCACTAAGGGAGGAAGACTTGGAGGCAGTCGACTATTACAAAGCGGCCAGACATTTTCTAAGCACCCTGGCGCAGCTGAAAAGGTTGCATCTGCTTGGATGGAACCACGGGGTCGTCTCACTAGCCGGGCATGACGGCAACATCTCGGGGCTTCCGAATCACAGACTCAAAAGGTTGTGGTTTGCACCTGTATCGCACGAATATGCCGCGGATGGACATAACTTGGGCCCGCCCCCAGCAAAGCAACAGATCATCGAGCTGGGCAACCGCTACCCTGCTGTTGAGGACCTGTCAATTTCGGTGAAGCGGTCGATGGGCGATAGGGATGAGGTTGTTCGATATAGAGCTATCGGTGGTAGCTTCAAGATGCTAAAGAGGCTGTCGTTGGAGTTGGATGCCTCGCCCTCGAGATCCGTGGTTCGCAATAGACCAACATCGGGCCCTGCGTTTGCCACGTCCCATTTTCAGAACAGTTTCGGCCGAAAGCTTGCGCCTGGTAAGTTGGGGCGCCACTACACCAATGGCCACATTATGGAAGCTATGGTGAATGCCGCCGTGGATTCTGATTTGGCCAAAGCCATCTTTCACACCATCATCCAAGCCAGCTGCGCCAGCGGTAGCACCTGCCAACTGAAAACAATGCTACTGAGAACCCGGGGCTTTGAATTGTTCTGGATACCCCATCTCCTGTGGGACGGGTCGTTCTGGCTAGCTGGTTCTCGAAGCAATCTCGAGCTCGATCGATGGGGGCGTGGACTTCAGAGGACGTATTTTCTTGACAACAGGGGACTGGGAGGCACGACCATCCGGGAGTTGGACATTGCTTTCAATCGGGACCGGGTGGGGGGGATCGAATCTGACAACTTGTTTTGGAAGATTTTTGCAAAGTTGTGGCCGCAGGCCGTGACGGTTGGGAGTGACGGGTGGGCTACGAAGTGGAAGAGCTGGCCGCTGAAGACTGGGTAG
- a CDS encoding hypothetical protein (COG:C; EggNog:ENOG503NV05), whose amino-acid sequence MSGAIRALPNRATKAASLLRTIQYTHPPNCPCHSNPGHHHHTQHQQRTQVTRFADRVQNGSKRGYATPSQDPSKLKEYAFEMAASSIRFGPGVTREVGMDLSNMGVRKVAVVTDKTVDQLQAMRAVREALDSQPGIEYKVFNQVKIEPKDYSIKEAIAWTLPYNPDAFLAVGGGSVIDTAKLMNLYSSYPEADFMDFVNAPLGLGRPIDRKLKPLIAIPTTAGTGSETTGTAIFDLASRKAKTGIAHRNLKPTLGICDPLNTATMPSAVKAASGLDVLCHSLESWTAIPYYERTPRPTNPILRPAYQGSNPISDIFSLSALRSTVKYLPRAVRDPEDTEAQSEMLLAATLAGVGFGNAGVHLCHGMSYPISGQNKGYKHAGYDVSDPIIPHGVSVAVTAPAVFKFTAASNPDRHLQAAEAFGVDVSNVKRESAGEVLGEAIKKFLEELGDQPRGLGELGFERKDIEGLVEGTIPQARVLVLAPGLAKELEQEREELGQLFEESLKH is encoded by the exons atgtccGGCGCTATCCGAGCCCTGCCCAAC CGGGCAACCAAagccgcctccctcctccgcacAATTCAATATACTCATCCCCCAAACTGCCCATGCCACTCCAACCccggccatcaccaccacacccagcaccaacaaaGAACTCAGGTCACCCGCTTCGCGGATAGGGTTCAGAATGGCAGCAAGAGGGGATATGCCACCCCGTCTCAGGACCCTTCCAAGCTGAAGGAGTACGCCTTCGAAATGGCTGCCTCTTCCATCCGGTTCGGTCCCGGGGTGACGAGGGAAGTAGGCATGGATCTGAGCAACATGGGGGTCAGAAAGGTCGCCGTCGTGACAGACAAGACAGTGGACCAGCTGCAGGCGATGAGGGCGGTTCGGGAGGCACTCGACAGCCAGCCAGGGATCGAGTACAAAGTCTTTAACCAAGTCAAGATCGAGCCCAAAGATTATTC catCAAAGAAGCCATCGCCTGGACCCTCCCCTACAACCCCGacgccttcctcgccgtcGGCGGCGGCTCCGTAATCGACACCGCCAAGCTAATGAACCTCTACTCCTCCTACCCCGAAGCCGACTTCATGGACTTTGTCAACGCCCCGCTCGGCCTCGGCCGCCCGATAGACCGCAAGCTAAAACCCCTAATCGCCATCCCAACCACGGCCGGAACCGGCTCCGAAACAACCGGCACCGCCATCTTCGACCTCGCATCCCGCAAGGCGAAAACAGGCATCGCCCACAGAAACCTCAAACCCACGCTTGGGATCTGCGACCCCCTCAACACGGCAACCATGCCCTCGGCTGTTAAGGCCGCTTCCGGTCTGGACGTGTTATGTCACTCCCTAGAATCATGGACCGCAATCCCCTATTATGAACGCACACCCCGCCCTACAAACCCCATTTTACGGCCGGCATACCAAGGCTCGAACCCcatttccgatatttttagTTTGTCCGCGCTGAGGTCAACGGTCAAGTACCTCCCCCGCGCGGTCAGAGATCCGGAAGACACGGAGGCACAGTCGGAGATGCTCCTCGCTGCCACCCTTGCCGGTGTCGGGTTTGGCAATGCAGGTGTTCACCTCTGTCATGGGATGTCGTACCCTATCTCGGGGCAGAACAAGGGGTATAAACACGCCGGTTATGACGTCAGCGATCCGATTATTCCCCATGGGGTCAGCGTGGCGGTGACTGCGCCTGCGGTGTTCAAGTTTACGGCGGCGAGTAACCCTGATCGACATCTccaggcggcggaggcgtttggggttgatgtgAGCAATGTCAAGAGGGAGAGcgcgggggaggtgttgggcgAGGCGATTAAAAAGtttttggaggagctgggggatCAGCCCAGGGGGTTGGGCGAGCTGGGGTTTGAGAGGAAGGATATTGAGGGGTTGGTCGAGGGGACGATACCACAGGCTAGGGTGCTGGTTTTGGCTCCCGGGTTGGCGAAAGAGTTGGaacaggagagggaggagttggggcaGCTGTTTGAGGAGAGCTTGAAGCATTAG